Proteins from a single region of Stigmatella erecta:
- a CDS encoding adenylate/guanylate cyclase domain-containing protein, translating into MWLIMNPGLLTERVVPLPEGLTTIGRAEENSVFVSHASLSRRHAQLERQGEQIVLVDLKSKNGTFVEESRVERQVLRAGASFRCGEVSFKLMRPTSELKPTHTQELQTRFSPGDMEELLLGTHTQGNSVLKLRQAPPRDGRAAEKLQVLLKVSQLLSSLGPIDGLLERIIQLVFRILEVDRAAIFLVDPSDGTLRPRVARLSSGEVPSGDFYSHQIIEYVRTRSVAALFADALQDPRLEGASSVMVQSIHASMCVPLKPHDEVLGVLYVDNLTQSNRFTEEDLEFLTAFANQAAIALESSMLSQRLAEEAVLRNTYLRFFPATVIKKLQSTRGAPLERVATEVTVLFSDISGFTSLSSRLDPLQVMDLLNEYFPVMAEIVFRHEGTLEKYIGDALMAIWGAPFPQPDDADRALRAAVEMQHALARLNARWRTEGKPELQIHIGLNTGRVAAGNIGSEHYLQYATIGDATNVASRVCSAASDGEICIAEATFQRCEERSWPLERLPPVQVKGKQEPLTLYRVDWSAVPSR; encoded by the coding sequence ATGTGGCTCATCATGAATCCCGGCCTGCTCACGGAGCGGGTCGTTCCCCTTCCCGAGGGGCTGACCACCATCGGGCGGGCGGAAGAGAACAGCGTCTTTGTGTCCCACGCCAGCCTGTCCCGCCGCCACGCTCAGCTGGAGCGCCAGGGCGAGCAGATCGTCCTCGTCGACCTCAAGAGCAAGAACGGGACGTTCGTCGAGGAGTCCCGCGTGGAACGGCAGGTGCTGCGCGCGGGGGCCTCCTTTCGCTGCGGGGAAGTGTCCTTCAAGCTCATGCGTCCCACGAGCGAGCTGAAGCCCACCCACACCCAGGAGCTCCAAACGCGGTTCTCGCCCGGGGACATGGAAGAGCTGCTCCTGGGAACGCACACCCAGGGCAACTCGGTGCTGAAGCTGCGGCAGGCGCCGCCCCGTGACGGCCGCGCCGCCGAGAAGCTCCAGGTGCTGCTCAAGGTGAGCCAGCTGCTCTCCTCGCTGGGCCCCATCGACGGGCTGCTGGAGCGCATCATCCAGCTCGTCTTTCGCATTCTCGAAGTGGACCGGGCGGCGATCTTCCTGGTGGATCCCTCCGACGGGACGCTCCGCCCACGGGTGGCCCGGCTCTCCTCGGGAGAGGTTCCCTCCGGCGACTTCTACAGCCATCAGATCATCGAGTACGTGCGCACGCGCAGCGTGGCGGCGCTGTTCGCCGATGCGCTGCAGGACCCCCGGCTCGAAGGGGCTTCCTCGGTGATGGTGCAGTCCATCCACGCTTCCATGTGTGTCCCGCTCAAGCCACACGACGAGGTGCTGGGGGTGCTGTACGTGGACAACCTCACCCAGTCCAACCGCTTCACCGAGGAGGACCTGGAGTTCCTCACCGCCTTCGCCAACCAGGCCGCCATCGCCCTGGAGAGCTCGATGCTCTCGCAGCGGCTGGCCGAGGAGGCCGTGCTGCGCAACACCTACCTGCGCTTCTTCCCGGCCACCGTCATCAAGAAGCTGCAGAGCACCCGGGGCGCCCCGCTGGAGCGGGTCGCGACAGAGGTGACCGTCCTCTTCTCGGACATCAGCGGGTTCACCTCGCTGTCCTCCCGGCTGGACCCATTGCAGGTCATGGACCTGCTCAACGAGTACTTCCCCGTGATGGCGGAGATCGTCTTCCGTCACGAGGGCACCTTGGAGAAGTACATCGGGGATGCGCTGATGGCGATCTGGGGCGCGCCGTTCCCTCAGCCCGATGACGCGGACCGGGCGCTGCGCGCGGCCGTGGAGATGCAGCATGCGCTGGCCCGGCTGAACGCACGCTGGCGGACCGAGGGCAAGCCGGAACTCCAGATTCACATCGGCCTCAACACGGGCCGGGTCGCGGCGGGCAACATCGGCTCCGAGCACTATCTGCAGTACGCCACCATCGGGGATGCCACCAACGTCGCCAGCCGCGTCTGCAGCGCCGCCTCCGACGGGGAGATCTGCATCGCCGAGGCGACTTTTCAGCGCTGCGAGGAGCGCTCCTGGCCCCTGGAGCGGCTGCCGCCGGTTCAGGTCAAGGGCAAGCAGGAGCCCTTGACGCTGTACCGGGTGGACTGGAGCGCGGTGCCCTCGCGGTGA
- a CDS encoding Crp/Fnr family transcriptional regulator → MSYSQLLAQISIFENLQTEDLEQLSARLRSRRYAKGEIVFHQGDVGTALFIVRRGEVAIRLSSDDGKEATLALLDRGDFFGELALLDDEPRSTDAIAREESDLLVLQREDFRHFLEERPHLAMKFLSALTRMVRRVTQLIHDATFLDARTRLVRVLLDLAHQQGKPGAAGVVINQRLTQSELANLCGLTRESTNKWLRFYVREGLLSYEGGKITLVKPERLGQEAE, encoded by the coding sequence ATGTCGTACTCACAGCTGCTGGCCCAGATTTCCATCTTCGAGAACCTTCAAACCGAGGACCTGGAGCAGTTGTCCGCGCGCTTGCGCTCGCGGCGCTATGCCAAGGGCGAGATCGTCTTCCACCAGGGAGACGTCGGCACGGCCCTCTTCATTGTCCGCAGGGGCGAGGTGGCCATCCGGCTCAGCTCGGATGACGGCAAGGAGGCCACCCTGGCGCTGCTCGACCGGGGAGACTTCTTCGGTGAGCTGGCGCTCCTGGACGATGAGCCGCGCTCGACGGACGCCATCGCGCGTGAGGAGAGCGACCTGCTCGTCCTCCAGCGAGAGGACTTCCGCCACTTCCTGGAGGAGCGTCCGCACCTGGCCATGAAGTTCCTGTCCGCCCTGACGCGCATGGTGCGGCGCGTCACGCAGCTCATTCACGATGCGACCTTCCTGGACGCACGGACGCGGCTGGTCCGGGTGCTGCTGGACCTGGCCCATCAGCAAGGCAAGCCAGGCGCTGCCGGGGTGGTCATCAACCAGCGGCTGACGCAGTCGGAGCTGGCCAACCTGTGTGGCCTGACCCGCGAGAGCACGAACAAGTGGCTGCGCTTCTACGTGCGCGAGGGGCTGCTCTCCTATGAAGGGGGAAAAATCACCCTGGTGAAGCCCGAGCGGCTGGGCCAGGAGGCGGAGTAA
- a CDS encoding cyclic nucleotide-binding domain-containing protein — MPNQSQIATSENRQSRRPTTSRPASGQGADTADSSSLRRAKDLGAELLAQGKLKAALSTFQEVVNAAPGEPLYRQKVAEILQRLGRTEEAIAEYETAVWDWARAGWLLRAIALCKVILQLEPGHLRTQALLAQLYGRREHPRSREVRQGPGAAVPPGLVTRHAKKVPAASGLGAPMPPIPIFSALGREVFREVLGGVERRVCQPGEVIVREGAPGNSMFIIVEGQVNVVRQGRAERPMTLASLGDGEFFGEMALLYEGPRLSSVVAATEAVLLEFSRERMEAIAARYPQMKEVVERLFRQRLLANVLRSNPLFAGWPEALQQAVSEAFLPLAVQEGEELLRRGQPSQALYLLLRGRCAVFHQHVDGHETPYPELEEGAVFGEISLFRSRLATASVRASTSCVLLKLDPAALERLLPHHPMLHKELQRLGAERMLRTHLLLAGRPPRV; from the coding sequence ATGCCGAATCAGAGCCAGATCGCGACTTCGGAGAACCGCCAGAGCCGCCGCCCGACAACGTCCCGCCCCGCCTCCGGGCAGGGGGCCGATACCGCGGACAGCTCCTCATTGCGCCGCGCCAAGGATCTGGGCGCCGAGCTGCTCGCTCAGGGCAAGCTGAAGGCGGCGCTCTCCACGTTCCAAGAGGTGGTGAATGCGGCACCGGGCGAGCCCCTCTACCGGCAGAAGGTGGCGGAAATCCTTCAGCGGCTCGGCCGCACGGAGGAGGCCATCGCGGAGTATGAGACCGCGGTGTGGGACTGGGCGAGGGCAGGCTGGCTGCTGCGCGCCATCGCGCTGTGCAAGGTGATTCTCCAGCTCGAGCCGGGGCACCTGCGCACCCAGGCGTTGCTGGCGCAGCTCTACGGCCGGCGCGAGCACCCGCGAAGCCGGGAGGTTCGCCAGGGGCCCGGCGCGGCCGTGCCTCCCGGCCTGGTGACGCGGCACGCCAAGAAGGTGCCGGCGGCCAGCGGCCTTGGCGCGCCCATGCCGCCCATCCCGATCTTCTCCGCGCTCGGACGGGAGGTGTTCCGCGAGGTGCTCGGGGGCGTCGAGCGGCGCGTGTGCCAGCCCGGTGAGGTGATCGTCCGGGAAGGTGCTCCGGGCAACTCCATGTTCATCATCGTGGAGGGCCAGGTGAACGTGGTCCGGCAGGGAAGGGCGGAGCGGCCCATGACCTTGGCGTCGCTGGGGGACGGAGAATTCTTCGGAGAGATGGCGCTTCTGTATGAGGGGCCGCGGCTCTCCAGCGTGGTGGCCGCGACGGAGGCCGTGCTGCTGGAGTTCTCCCGCGAGCGCATGGAGGCGATCGCCGCACGCTACCCGCAGATGAAGGAGGTGGTGGAGCGGCTCTTCCGGCAGCGGTTGCTGGCCAACGTGCTCCGGAGCAATCCGCTCTTTGCCGGGTGGCCGGAGGCGCTCCAGCAGGCCGTGTCCGAAGCATTCCTCCCGCTCGCCGTTCAGGAAGGGGAGGAGCTGCTGCGCCGGGGGCAGCCCTCGCAGGCGCTCTACCTCCTGTTGCGCGGCCGGTGTGCTGTCTTCCACCAGCACGTGGACGGTCACGAGACGCCGTATCCCGAGCTGGAGGAAGGCGCTGTCTTCGGTGAGATCTCCCTGTTTCGCAGCAGGTTGGCCACGGCCTCGGTGCGGGCCTCCACATCCTGCGTGCTGCTGAAGCTGGACCCGGCCGCCCTGGAGCGGCTCCTTCCTCATCACCCGATGCTGCACAAGGAGCTGCAGCGCCTGGGGGCCGAGCGCATGTTGCGGACCCACCTGTTGCTCGCGGGGCGGCCCCCGCGGGTGTGA
- a CDS encoding glycosyl hydrolase family 18 protein, translating into MACSGEQDFSQEGSPSVETSLNRAGISSLAASWAPNVNYSAGTLVSYGGSTYKCVQAHTSLTGWEPPNVPALWELQSGGGDTQAPSAPSNLTAPSKTSTSVSLAWGASNDNVGVTGYDVYRNGSLAGNTGSTSFTVSGLTASTAYSFSIKAKDAAGNVSAASNTLSVTTNAAGPACAALPSVPGGLTSPSKSSSSVSLSWNAASPGTNCSIAGYDIYNGSTRVAQTSGTGTSYTVSGLSANTAYTFSVAARNEFGASSKSSGVSVTTSPNSGGGGKIILGYFAQWGVYGRNYHVKNIVTSGSASKLTHINYAFGNVTNGQCVLGDTYADYDRAYTAAESVDGVADTWDTGALRGSFNQLRKLKKAYPNIKVIFSFGGWTWSGGFAQAAANPAAFAESCYKLVEDPRWADVFDGIDIDWEYPNACGLSCDTSGPDAYVRLMAALRARFGSSNLVTAAVPAGAANINAANYGAAAQYLDWYNVMSYDFFGAFNAQGPTAPHSALYSWPGMPTANGQDKFYTDAAIQLFKSKGVPASKLLIGVGFYGRGWTGVSGTNGGLNQPATGAAQGTYEPGIEDYKVLKQTCPATGTVAGTAYALCNGNWWSYDTPATIATKMTYKKDQSLGGAFFWELSGDTANGELINALYNNR; encoded by the coding sequence GTGGCGTGTTCCGGGGAGCAGGACTTCTCCCAAGAGGGCAGCCCGTCCGTCGAGACGTCGCTCAACCGGGCCGGCATCTCCTCCCTGGCGGCCTCGTGGGCCCCCAACGTCAACTACTCGGCGGGCACGCTGGTGAGCTACGGCGGCAGCACGTACAAGTGCGTGCAGGCGCACACGTCGCTGACCGGCTGGGAGCCGCCGAACGTCCCGGCGCTCTGGGAGCTGCAGTCGGGCGGTGGCGACACGCAGGCGCCCTCGGCTCCGTCCAACCTGACGGCGCCGTCGAAGACCTCCACCTCCGTCTCCCTGGCGTGGGGTGCCTCGAACGATAACGTCGGCGTGACGGGCTACGACGTCTACCGGAACGGCTCGCTCGCCGGCAACACGGGCAGCACGTCCTTCACCGTCAGCGGTCTGACGGCCTCCACCGCCTACTCCTTCTCCATCAAGGCCAAGGATGCCGCGGGCAACGTCTCGGCGGCCTCCAACACCCTGTCGGTCACCACGAATGCCGCGGGCCCCGCCTGCGCGGCGCTGCCCAGCGTTCCTGGCGGCCTGACCTCTCCGTCGAAGAGCTCCTCGTCGGTCAGCCTCTCGTGGAACGCCGCGAGCCCGGGCACCAACTGCTCCATCGCCGGCTACGACATCTACAACGGCAGCACCCGCGTGGCCCAGACGAGCGGCACCGGCACGAGCTACACCGTGTCCGGCCTGAGCGCCAACACGGCCTACACGTTCTCCGTGGCGGCCCGTAACGAGTTCGGCGCTTCGTCCAAGAGCTCGGGAGTGAGCGTCACCACCAGCCCCAATAGCGGCGGCGGCGGCAAGATCATCCTCGGCTACTTCGCTCAGTGGGGCGTCTACGGCCGCAACTACCACGTCAAGAACATCGTCACCAGCGGCTCGGCCAGCAAGCTGACCCACATCAACTACGCCTTCGGCAACGTCACCAACGGCCAGTGCGTGCTGGGTGACACCTACGCCGACTACGACCGCGCCTACACGGCCGCGGAGAGCGTCGACGGCGTCGCCGACACCTGGGACACGGGCGCGCTGCGCGGCAGCTTCAACCAGCTGCGCAAGCTCAAGAAGGCCTACCCCAACATCAAGGTCATCTTCTCCTTCGGTGGCTGGACCTGGTCGGGCGGCTTCGCGCAGGCGGCGGCCAACCCGGCGGCCTTCGCTGAGTCCTGCTACAAGCTCGTCGAGGATCCGCGCTGGGCGGACGTGTTCGACGGCATCGACATCGACTGGGAGTACCCGAACGCCTGCGGCCTCAGCTGCGACACGAGCGGTCCGGATGCGTACGTTCGCCTGATGGCGGCCCTGCGCGCCCGCTTCGGCTCGTCGAACCTGGTGACGGCGGCAGTGCCCGCAGGTGCGGCGAACATCAACGCGGCCAACTACGGTGCCGCGGCCCAGTACCTCGACTGGTACAACGTGATGAGCTACGACTTCTTCGGCGCCTTCAACGCCCAGGGTCCGACGGCTCCCCACTCGGCGCTGTACTCGTGGCCGGGCATGCCGACGGCCAACGGCCAGGACAAGTTCTACACCGACGCGGCCATCCAGCTCTTCAAGAGCAAGGGCGTGCCGGCGAGCAAGCTGCTCATCGGCGTTGGATTCTACGGCCGCGGCTGGACGGGCGTGTCCGGCACCAACGGCGGCCTGAACCAGCCGGCCACCGGTGCGGCGCAGGGCACGTATGAGCCGGGCATCGAGGACTACAAGGTCCTCAAGCAGACCTGCCCCGCGACGGGCACCGTGGCGGGCACGGCGTACGCTCTCTGCAACGGCAACTGGTGGAGCTATGACACCCCGGCGACCATCGCCACCAAGATGACCTACAAGAAGGACCAGAGCCTGGGCGGCGCGTTCTTCTGGGAGCTGTCCGGCGACACCGCCAACGGTGAGCTGATCAACGCGCTCTACAACAACCGCTAA
- a CDS encoding FG-GAP-like repeat-containing protein — MKKPPFGDTRLLALPSLLTALCWGCGPQAGEPVEGDATRADAAPLEVRAEGGTGHRAFRVMTYNVRGPLDTGVRAWPNRKAAVIERILANNADIVGVQEAQHPSGGPDVPADLIAGLTGTGKPYGVYNPGGGSPKLIFFKTSRFEIASEVGHGNEALVNPYATTAGCYSHAQGKKISWVGLRDLTSGQVYFVANTHFAYAAECFLGRLKEAAQMGAFLATKPAGLPVVAMGDFNSDAQSVSTRDESTIADLEAAGHLFRTARHDGTTGVDEATFNSAWDGTPSSNYARLDYIFHSGGAITSSAPSIDRTESGGNTPSDHFAVLATIRPSLFAAGSTLSPVPSGASAATRLFFADVTGDGCADRISWNPEAGEGETWVAKSKCDGSFAPAVKNAGAVSVVATTRFFFADVTGDGCADKVLWRPTLGDGEVRIYPSRCDGTFGDRVSFFPAASQSESTRLFFADVTGDGCADLLRWNPNERGGAFETFIAKRGTTPSFGAAVLSKEGANTSEFTRVYFADVDGDGKADRLLWNPGQDGGRTRVYRSAGTGAFAFAFAHEAGTSGVDTSRFYFADVDGDGKADKLFWRPTFREGRMQIYPGTGTGFAGSPVMDNTGFSGSENTDFFFANIDGQGGADKVYWNPSAYNGDSKVFRALAQ; from the coding sequence ATGAAAAAACCGCCCTTCGGTGATACGCGTCTCCTCGCGTTGCCCTCGCTGCTGACGGCCCTGTGCTGGGGGTGTGGTCCTCAGGCGGGTGAGCCGGTCGAGGGCGATGCCACGCGTGCGGACGCGGCGCCCCTGGAGGTGCGCGCTGAGGGGGGAACGGGGCACCGGGCGTTCCGGGTGATGACCTACAATGTGCGAGGTCCGCTGGACACGGGCGTGCGTGCCTGGCCCAACCGCAAGGCGGCCGTCATCGAGCGCATCCTCGCGAACAACGCGGACATCGTCGGTGTGCAGGAGGCGCAGCACCCCTCGGGGGGGCCCGATGTGCCAGCGGACCTCATCGCGGGCCTGACTGGTACCGGCAAGCCCTATGGTGTCTACAACCCAGGCGGCGGTAGCCCGAAGCTCATCTTCTTCAAGACGAGCCGGTTCGAAATCGCCTCCGAAGTGGGCCATGGCAACGAGGCCCTGGTGAATCCCTACGCCACCACCGCCGGGTGCTACAGCCATGCGCAGGGCAAGAAGATCTCGTGGGTGGGGCTCCGGGATTTGACCTCGGGCCAGGTCTACTTCGTTGCGAATACCCATTTCGCCTACGCGGCGGAGTGCTTCCTGGGCAGGCTGAAGGAGGCCGCGCAGATGGGGGCCTTCCTCGCCACGAAGCCCGCGGGGCTGCCCGTCGTGGCGATGGGCGACTTCAACTCCGACGCCCAGTCGGTGTCCACGCGGGACGAGAGCACCATCGCGGACCTGGAGGCCGCAGGACACCTGTTCCGCACGGCGCGCCATGACGGCACCACCGGCGTGGACGAAGCCACCTTCAACAGCGCCTGGGACGGGACACCTTCCTCGAACTACGCGCGGCTGGACTACATCTTCCACAGCGGCGGGGCGATCACCTCATCCGCGCCGTCGATCGATCGAACGGAGAGCGGCGGCAACACGCCCTCGGATCACTTCGCGGTGCTCGCCACGATCCGGCCGTCCCTTTTCGCCGCGGGTTCCACCCTGTCGCCCGTGCCCTCGGGCGCGTCCGCGGCCACGCGGCTGTTCTTCGCGGACGTCACCGGGGATGGGTGCGCGGATCGCATCTCCTGGAATCCGGAAGCAGGGGAGGGCGAGACGTGGGTGGCGAAGTCGAAGTGCGACGGAAGCTTTGCCCCGGCGGTGAAGAACGCAGGCGCGGTGAGCGTGGTGGCCACCACGCGCTTCTTCTTCGCGGATGTCACCGGCGACGGCTGCGCGGACAAAGTCCTCTGGCGGCCGACGCTGGGGGACGGCGAGGTGCGCATCTACCCGTCCCGGTGTGACGGGACCTTTGGAGACCGGGTCTCCTTCTTCCCGGCGGCCAGCCAGAGCGAGTCCACGCGCCTCTTCTTCGCCGACGTGACGGGAGATGGGTGCGCGGACCTGCTGCGCTGGAACCCCAACGAGCGGGGGGGCGCGTTCGAGACCTTCATCGCCAAGCGGGGCACCACCCCGTCCTTCGGGGCGGCGGTGCTGAGCAAGGAGGGCGCGAACACCAGCGAGTTCACGCGCGTGTACTTCGCGGACGTGGACGGAGACGGGAAGGCGGACCGCCTCCTGTGGAATCCCGGCCAGGACGGCGGCCGCACGCGCGTCTACCGCTCCGCGGGGACGGGCGCCTTCGCTTTCGCCTTCGCGCACGAGGCGGGCACCAGCGGCGTGGACACCTCGCGCTTCTACTTCGCGGACGTGGATGGCGACGGGAAGGCGGACAAGCTCTTCTGGCGGCCCACCTTCCGCGAGGGCCGGATGCAAATCTACCCGGGCACGGGCACGGGCTTCGCGGGCAGCCCGGTGATGGACAACACGGGCTTCAGCGGCTCGGAGAACACGGACTTCTTCTTCGCCAACATCGATGGCCAGGGCGGCGCCGACAAGGTGTACTGGAACCCCAGCGCTTACAATGGGGACAGCAAGGTGTTCCGCGCCCTCGCGCAGTGA
- a CDS encoding HAD-IIIC family phosphatase yields the protein MDANTLKSVKLVIWDLDDTFWGGTLSEGGVQYRQEMHDAVLTLAEHGIISSIASNNDHETIRQALTGHGLWEHFVFPAIHWGTKPEMVRAILENVQLRPQNTVFLDDKLRIREAVSKDIPALLAVDTAEAFLTAFQAWSVGREPSDPELERLKHYKVLESKGQARSAFTASGSGTARDFLVASEVVCTVSAVDGHLFDRVLELIARTNQLNYTLKRSTAEELRQMLTQPAFECGVVHVRDRFGDYGVCGFYALERTQAPRLRHFLFSCRVLQMGVEETLYRWLGSPEVDAAPERVGELAQLMARVPQTDWVKLADARGGTSVEPSPVSSAQPRQPAASEVNMLLVGPCELEIIGGGLQSFGRGVAEPSMLVNFRADDGRIIRHFGHASWFELAAQPEVADRWAEDLRMLPWFHPSLVDGRLKDGGGNQVMVLSSVRTAQSALYRHVSGEFSVPFDYFGSWLGGLDLTKPDDWQRAEFYSMMMHAASLPEPLLERFAARYTFEGPIRASQYEQALLRLCQRLPEGCRLAVITVPDMAQARSPLASAPEAAVFAQWQRQHQAVNEAIANASRAAPAKLAVLDVNKYVSEASGLTGPSSPPEGDAGPEPFFEWVFRRYYHYERHVYVNLAMDLLRQLQAWQLLSIDEAQLQHLSGMAFQASAPPVPSLP from the coding sequence ATGGATGCAAACACGCTCAAGTCGGTCAAGCTGGTCATCTGGGACCTGGATGACACCTTCTGGGGTGGAACGCTGAGCGAGGGCGGCGTCCAGTACCGGCAGGAGATGCACGATGCTGTGCTCACGTTGGCGGAGCACGGCATCATCAGCTCGATCGCGAGCAACAATGATCATGAGACCATCCGGCAGGCCCTGACCGGACATGGGCTGTGGGAGCACTTCGTGTTTCCCGCGATCCACTGGGGGACCAAGCCGGAGATGGTCCGCGCCATCCTCGAGAACGTCCAGCTGCGTCCACAGAACACGGTCTTCCTGGACGACAAGCTGCGGATCCGGGAGGCGGTCAGCAAGGACATCCCCGCGTTGCTGGCCGTGGACACGGCCGAGGCGTTCCTCACGGCGTTTCAGGCCTGGTCGGTGGGCCGTGAACCCTCGGATCCCGAGCTTGAGCGGCTCAAGCACTACAAGGTCCTGGAGTCGAAGGGACAAGCCCGCTCGGCGTTTACCGCCAGTGGCAGCGGCACAGCGCGGGATTTCCTCGTGGCCTCGGAGGTCGTCTGCACGGTCAGTGCTGTTGACGGGCATCTCTTCGACCGGGTGTTGGAGCTGATTGCCCGCACCAACCAGCTCAACTACACCCTGAAGCGCAGCACCGCGGAGGAGCTCCGCCAGATGCTGACGCAGCCTGCGTTCGAGTGCGGCGTGGTCCATGTCCGCGACCGCTTCGGCGACTATGGCGTGTGCGGCTTCTATGCGCTGGAGCGAACGCAGGCGCCACGGTTGCGCCATTTCCTGTTCTCCTGCCGGGTCCTCCAGATGGGCGTCGAGGAGACGCTCTACCGCTGGTTGGGGAGCCCGGAAGTCGACGCCGCGCCCGAACGGGTGGGAGAGCTCGCCCAGCTGATGGCCCGTGTGCCGCAGACCGATTGGGTGAAGCTGGCCGACGCCCGTGGAGGCACCTCCGTGGAGCCCTCTCCTGTCTCATCCGCCCAGCCACGGCAGCCGGCGGCTTCCGAGGTCAACATGCTGCTCGTCGGGCCCTGCGAGCTCGAAATCATCGGTGGAGGCCTGCAATCGTTCGGGCGCGGTGTGGCCGAGCCCTCGATGCTGGTCAACTTCCGGGCCGATGATGGACGCATCATCCGGCACTTCGGCCATGCGTCGTGGTTCGAGCTCGCGGCGCAGCCCGAGGTCGCGGACCGGTGGGCGGAGGACCTCCGCATGCTCCCGTGGTTCCATCCCTCCCTCGTGGACGGCCGCCTGAAGGACGGCGGTGGGAACCAGGTCATGGTGCTGTCCTCGGTCCGCACGGCCCAGTCCGCGCTCTACCGCCATGTGAGTGGAGAGTTCTCCGTCCCGTTCGATTACTTCGGCTCGTGGCTGGGCGGGCTCGATCTGACGAAGCCAGACGATTGGCAGCGGGCGGAGTTCTACTCGATGATGATGCATGCGGCGTCCTTGCCGGAGCCCCTGCTCGAACGCTTCGCGGCGCGATACACCTTCGAGGGGCCGATCCGTGCCAGCCAATACGAGCAGGCGCTCCTGCGGCTCTGCCAGCGCCTCCCGGAGGGCTGCCGGCTTGCCGTCATCACCGTGCCTGACATGGCCCAGGCCAGGTCCCCCCTCGCATCCGCTCCCGAGGCGGCGGTGTTCGCCCAGTGGCAACGTCAACACCAGGCGGTGAACGAGGCCATTGCCAATGCCTCGCGCGCCGCACCCGCGAAGCTCGCTGTCCTCGACGTCAACAAGTACGTCAGTGAGGCCTCCGGTCTCACGGGGCCCTCGTCTCCCCCCGAGGGGGACGCGGGGCCAGAGCCCTTCTTCGAGTGGGTCTTCCGGCGCTACTACCACTACGAGCGCCACGTTTACGTCAACCTGGCCATGGATTTGCTGCGTCAGCTTCAAGCCTGGCAATTGCTGTCGATTGACGAGGCGCAGCTTCAGCACCTGAGCGGGATGGCGTTCCAGGCGAGCGCTCCGCCTGTCCCTTCTTTGCCCTAA
- a CDS encoding aspartyl/asparaginyl beta-hydroxylase domain-containing protein: MKDPRSASLMALKQWAHHSGVEFAQLQRVEEGLASTEPRGAPHQRAAVLCPGLEAKPWHDATRFEWLGAVEQASAAIKFEMLAQYERIGTHPEAAALADRGQWNSFYFYYMGKRSDENHALCPHTARVLAQVPGIESAGMAYFSVMAPGTHVKAHCGFTNTRIRIHLGLVVPPDCTMRVGAETRSWQEGKCSIFDDSFEHEVNNNSDRYRAVLLFDTWHPDLTPVERQALTFLMNGWKDYLA; the protein is encoded by the coding sequence ATGAAAGACCCCCGAAGCGCGAGCCTCATGGCCTTGAAGCAGTGGGCCCACCACAGCGGCGTCGAGTTCGCGCAGCTCCAGCGAGTCGAAGAGGGACTGGCCTCCACGGAGCCGCGGGGTGCGCCTCACCAGCGGGCCGCGGTGCTGTGCCCGGGGCTGGAAGCCAAGCCGTGGCACGATGCCACGCGGTTCGAGTGGCTCGGCGCGGTGGAGCAGGCCTCCGCGGCGATCAAATTCGAGATGCTGGCCCAGTACGAGCGCATCGGGACCCATCCGGAAGCCGCCGCGCTCGCGGACCGGGGGCAGTGGAACAGCTTCTATTTCTATTACATGGGCAAGCGTTCCGACGAGAACCACGCTCTGTGCCCGCATACGGCCCGCGTGCTGGCCCAGGTACCCGGAATCGAGTCGGCCGGGATGGCGTACTTCTCGGTGATGGCCCCGGGAACCCACGTGAAGGCTCACTGCGGTTTCACCAATACCCGCATCCGCATCCATCTCGGTCTGGTCGTGCCCCCGGACTGCACGATGCGCGTCGGGGCAGAGACGAGAAGCTGGCAGGAGGGGAAGTGCTCGATCTTCGATGACTCATTCGAGCACGAGGTGAACAACAACTCTGACCGGTACAGGGCCGTTCTGCTCTTTGACACCTGGCACCCCGACCTCACCCCGGTCGAGCGCCAGGCGCTGACGTTCCTGATGAACGGATGGAAGGACTACCTGGCCTGA